In the Chryseobacterium sp. MYb264 genome, one interval contains:
- a CDS encoding isoprenyl transferase, translating to MSLIKNKINSENLPKHVAIIMDGNGRWAKSRGEERTFGHRNAINAVRNAINACNEIDIPYLTLYTFSSENWSRPTEEVNTLMSLLVETLLLEAEEIFSKGLRMHVIGNLEKLPTLVREQLLRVVELTKENTKGNLVLAISYGSQNEILNAVKNISSDVKEGKVDVENIDEKLFENYLYTKDFPPVDLLIRTSGEVRISNFLLWQIAYAELQFLDVLWPDFSKDIFFQCIVNYQNKERRYGLTGEQIKIQ from the coding sequence ATGTCATTGATTAAAAATAAAATAAATTCTGAGAATTTACCAAAACATGTAGCCATCATTATGGATGGTAACGGGAGATGGGCAAAGTCTCGTGGCGAAGAAAGAACTTTCGGTCACAGGAATGCCATTAATGCAGTAAGAAATGCGATTAATGCTTGTAATGAAATTGATATTCCGTATCTGACGCTTTATACCTTTTCTTCGGAAAACTGGAGCCGTCCTACTGAAGAAGTAAACACTTTGATGAGCTTGTTGGTGGAGACCCTGCTGCTGGAAGCAGAAGAGATCTTCAGCAAAGGTTTGAGAATGCATGTCATTGGTAACTTAGAAAAATTACCAACGCTGGTAAGGGAACAATTATTACGCGTGGTAGAACTTACAAAAGAAAACACAAAAGGTAATTTGGTGTTAGCGATTAGCTATGGCTCACAAAATGAGATACTGAATGCCGTAAAAAATATAAGTTCTGATGTGAAAGAGGGCAAGGTGGATGTAGAAAATATAGATGAAAAATTATTTGAAAACTATCTCTATACTAAAGATTTTCCTCCTGTTGATCTCCTTATCAGAACAAGTGGTGAAGTAAGAATTAGCAATTTCCTCCTTTGGCAAATCGCTTATGCTGAACTACAGTTTTTAGATGTTCTTTGGCCGGATTTCAGTAAGGATATTTTCTTCCAGTGTATCGTAAATTATCAGAACAAGGAAAGAAGATACGGCCTTACCGGTGAACAAATAAAAATCCAATAA
- the bamA gene encoding outer membrane protein assembly factor BamA, which translates to MKFRLLPIVMFAASAHFYGQATPQDSTKVNNAAVHADSQTGTYVLKDIVVDGVKKYTPAQILRFTGLSKGESVDIPGQKISNAVKKLWDTQSFSEVEVYVQSIEGETIVLRFYLQDLKELGEVKFTGKGIGKSKNEKLAKDNNLKPGTKITQNLVSSLKTNIPKDYVKKGFADAKITIQDKVNAGDPSLVDWTINVEKGKRVKIDHIEFEGNENVTDSKLRNKAFKETKQKRFGIGGILKSSKFIEDKYQEDKQNLINYYNSLGYRDAIIVSDSVWRNKRNNYEINVKLKEGKQYYIGDVTFTGNTVFATEYLQRLLGYKKGDIYDAVGFNKKVGEDGGKEDDSDIKSVYMNNGYLFSNVTPVEKSVDGDKINLEIRITEGEKATWNKVTWQGNVTTHDHVILRALRTKPGNLFAKSDIKRTYFDLAGMQFFDPQQVGQDIQPNQQDNTVDINWKLVEKGSSQVQLQAGYGGNSFIGTLGLTFNNFSLRNFLKFKDFKPVPQGDGQTLSIQAQAGQYFQNYGVSFTEPWLFGTRPTALSVSINNSRVRYSSSLTSTSTDASKLNIFSASVGLNRQLLWPDDYFSLYTGVQYQKYDFQNYPFEFGNTTENYGSANNFSLNVGLSRNSAGIDPIFPTVGSNIELSAKFTPPYSLFGHKDYSTMTPTDKYKWMEFYKVKFKADVYNEIIGKLVLRSSAEMGFMDGYNKELGAPPFERFYVGGTGLFGGRFDGRELIPLRGYENASSYGGEADDITQRGGGTIYNRFTLELRYPISLNQTAKIYALTFAEGGNVWNSWGNYNPFQLKRSIGVGVRVYMGAFGLIGFDFAYGFDKTISGQVSGNRTHFLMNQSL; encoded by the coding sequence ATGAAGTTTAGACTATTACCCATCGTTATGTTTGCTGCTTCTGCACATTTCTATGGACAGGCAACGCCACAAGACAGCACGAAAGTGAATAATGCTGCTGTACACGCAGATAGCCAGACAGGAACTTATGTTCTTAAAGACATTGTTGTAGATGGGGTGAAAAAGTATACACCGGCACAAATCTTAAGATTTACGGGCCTATCAAAAGGAGAAAGTGTGGATATCCCCGGACAGAAAATCAGTAATGCGGTTAAGAAACTATGGGATACCCAGTCTTTCTCGGAGGTAGAGGTATATGTACAGAGTATTGAAGGTGAAACAATCGTGTTGAGATTCTATCTTCAGGATCTTAAAGAACTCGGGGAAGTGAAATTTACCGGGAAAGGGATTGGTAAATCTAAAAACGAAAAACTGGCGAAGGATAATAACTTAAAGCCCGGAACCAAAATCACTCAAAATTTAGTTTCAAGCCTTAAAACAAATATTCCTAAAGATTATGTAAAGAAAGGTTTTGCTGATGCTAAGATTACCATTCAGGATAAAGTGAATGCGGGAGATCCTAGCCTGGTAGACTGGACTATTAACGTAGAAAAGGGAAAAAGAGTAAAAATCGATCACATAGAGTTTGAAGGTAACGAAAACGTTACCGACAGCAAACTTAGAAATAAAGCCTTCAAAGAAACAAAACAAAAAAGGTTTGGTATCGGAGGAATCCTGAAATCGTCAAAATTTATTGAAGACAAATATCAGGAAGACAAGCAAAACCTTATTAACTACTACAACTCTTTGGGGTACAGAGATGCTATTATTGTTTCGGATTCTGTTTGGAGAAACAAGAGAAACAATTATGAGATCAATGTCAAATTAAAAGAAGGTAAGCAATATTATATCGGCGATGTTACATTCACCGGGAATACTGTTTTTGCTACAGAATATTTACAAAGACTTTTAGGATATAAAAAAGGAGATATCTATGATGCAGTAGGTTTCAACAAAAAAGTGGGTGAAGACGGAGGTAAGGAAGATGATTCTGATATCAAATCGGTCTATATGAACAATGGATATCTTTTCTCTAACGTAACACCGGTTGAAAAGTCGGTAGACGGAGATAAAATCAATCTTGAGATCCGTATTACGGAAGGAGAAAAAGCAACTTGGAATAAAGTTACCTGGCAAGGTAACGTGACCACGCATGACCACGTTATTCTTAGAGCATTAAGAACAAAACCAGGAAACCTTTTCGCAAAAAGTGATATTAAAAGAACCTATTTTGACCTGGCCGGGATGCAATTCTTCGACCCGCAGCAGGTAGGTCAGGATATACAGCCTAATCAGCAAGATAATACGGTGGATATCAACTGGAAACTGGTAGAAAAAGGTTCTTCTCAGGTGCAGTTACAGGCAGGTTACGGAGGTAATAGCTTTATCGGAACTTTGGGATTGACGTTTAATAACTTCTCCCTTAGAAACTTCCTGAAATTTAAAGATTTCAAACCGGTTCCTCAGGGAGATGGCCAGACCCTGTCTATTCAGGCACAGGCCGGACAGTACTTCCAAAATTACGGTGTGTCTTTCACAGAACCTTGGTTGTTCGGAACGAGACCTACAGCGCTTTCGGTAAGCATTAATAACTCAAGAGTAAGATATAGCTCATCACTGACGTCTACAAGTACGGACGCATCAAAATTGAATATTTTCTCCGCATCCGTAGGTCTGAACAGACAATTACTGTGGCCGGATGACTATTTCTCATTATATACAGGAGTTCAGTATCAAAAGTATGATTTCCAGAATTATCCTTTTGAATTTGGAAATACAACAGAAAACTACGGTTCAGCCAATAACTTCAGTTTAAACGTAGGATTGAGCAGAAACTCGGCGGGTATAGATCCTATATTCCCGACAGTAGGTTCCAATATCGAACTTTCTGCGAAATTTACACCTCCCTATTCCTTATTTGGACACAAGGATTATTCAACCATGACTCCTACTGACAAATACAAGTGGATGGAATTCTATAAAGTGAAGTTTAAAGCTGACGTTTATAACGAAATCATCGGTAAATTGGTGCTTAGATCTTCTGCGGAAATGGGATTCATGGACGGATATAACAAAGAATTGGGAGCTCCGCCATTTGAAAGATTCTACGTAGGGGGTACCGGTTTATTCGGTGGCCGATTCGATGGTAGAGAGCTGATTCCTTTAAGAGGATATGAAAATGCATCAAGTTATGGTGGTGAAGCGGATGATATTACTCAAAGAGGAGGGGGAACAATCTATAACAGATTTACTTTAGAATTAAGATATCCTATTTCCCTAAATCAAACCGCTAAAATATATGCACTAACATTTGCTGAAGGAGGTAATGTTTGGAACTCCTGGGGAAATTATAACCCTTTCCAGTTGAAAAGATCAATCGGGGTCGGAGTGAGAGTCTATATGGGAGCATTTGGTTTGATCGGATTTGACTTTGCGTACGGATTTGATAAAACAATCAGTGGTCAGGTTTCAGGAAACAGAACCCACTTCTTAATGAACCAATCATTATAA
- a CDS encoding OmpH family outer membrane protein encodes MKNFKVVFTFVLLLLFGFGNAQKVGVVDTEYILDKLPQYKEAEARLNSQIDTWQSELQNMQAEYEKKRSAFENERVLLVGEQLKLREKEVMDLDKNIKTTTSLRFGATGEIKKLRTNLVQPFQDQIWEAIKTMSEKNGLGMVIDKTTTNVIFLQKRFDYTDKVLDILLKGNEKKEKTNTKGKK; translated from the coding sequence ATGAAGAATTTTAAAGTTGTTTTCACATTTGTATTACTTTTGCTTTTCGGATTCGGAAATGCTCAAAAAGTTGGGGTGGTAGATACGGAATATATCCTGGATAAACTTCCGCAATACAAAGAAGCGGAAGCCAGATTAAATTCGCAAATCGATACCTGGCAGTCAGAACTACAGAATATGCAGGCTGAGTATGAGAAAAAAAGATCAGCTTTCGAAAACGAAAGAGTTTTGCTGGTGGGCGAGCAGCTTAAGTTGAGAGAAAAAGAGGTGATGGATTTGGATAAAAACATCAAAACCACTACCAGCTTACGCTTTGGAGCAACTGGCGAGATCAAAAAACTGAGAACAAATTTAGTTCAGCCTTTTCAGGACCAGATTTGGGAGGCTATCAAGACAATGTCTGAGAAAAACGGATTGGGCATGGTTATTGATAAAACAACTACCAATGTCATTTTCCTACAGAAAAGATTTGATTATACAGACAAAGTATTAGATATTTTACTAAAAGGAAACGAAAAAAAGGAAAAAACTAATACAAAAGGGAAAAAGTAA
- a CDS encoding OmpH family outer membrane protein, which translates to MKKLSVLFGAAMMVVSVGMMKAQKVATLDVAGVLNVMPEKKKADADLKTFLDTKQAEIKKKADAGQAKLKQYTEEAPKKSADENKAREAELAKMQEEIQQMNDKAQKDFVAKQDTAYEPIEKKLNEAVSKVAKDNGYDYIMDANSSAFVFKGGPDATAAVKKVLGVQ; encoded by the coding sequence ATGAAAAAATTAAGTGTATTATTTGGAGCTGCAATGATGGTTGTATCTGTGGGTATGATGAAGGCACAAAAAGTAGCTACTTTAGACGTTGCAGGTGTACTGAATGTAATGCCTGAAAAAAAGAAAGCTGACGCTGATTTAAAAACTTTCTTAGATACTAAACAAGCTGAAATTAAGAAAAAAGCAGATGCCGGACAAGCTAAATTAAAGCAATATACTGAAGAGGCTCCTAAGAAATCGGCCGACGAAAATAAGGCAAGAGAAGCTGAATTAGCTAAAATGCAGGAAGAAATCCAGCAAATGAACGATAAGGCTCAAAAAGATTTTGTGGCTAAGCAGGATACAGCTTACGAACCAATCGAGAAAAAACTGAACGAAGCGGTTTCTAAAGTAGCGAAAGACAATGGATATGACTATATTATGGATGCAAATTCTTCTGCTTTTGTATTCAAAGGAGGTCCTGATGCTACTGCAGCTGTGAAAAAAGTTCTAGGTGTTCAATAA
- a CDS encoding IS5 family transposase: MLGKIREDLQQNLFKTRLTELINMEHPVVKLAGEISWDKMESEFEKLFSENGRPSIAIRKIAGMLLLKEMFKESDESVIERWIENAYWQYFTGETFFQTEQPFDPSNFVHFRKRIGDKGLEFLLGQSVSLHPKAKTEDEVQVDTTVQEKNITFPTDAKLAKKVIDNCRKIAEKESVVQRQSYRRVSKQLLRDAFFGHHPRRQKKAKMARKKLRTIGKRVLRELERKLPKDVLKGYEDVFKIYLKALTQERTTKDKIYSLHEPQVACIAKGKSGKAYEFGTKVAVVRGRKTGIISSVKRFSGNPHDSKTLEESLAQSERVRKSVGGTRPTKATTDRGFKGIKEVEGTAILLPAKKEKTKYGQQVARLRFRARAAIEPCISHLKRNHSLGLNFLKGVAGDINNALLAGIGYNLKMRLNQIKQQILLWLELVLRIFLGKYNFQSQKTAF; this comes from the coding sequence ATGTTAGGCAAAATAAGAGAGGATTTACAGCAGAATTTATTCAAGACCAGGCTTACGGAGCTTATTAATATGGAGCATCCGGTGGTAAAATTAGCTGGGGAGATTTCCTGGGATAAAATGGAGTCAGAGTTTGAGAAATTATTTTCAGAAAACGGAAGACCTTCTATTGCTATCCGTAAAATAGCAGGAATGCTTTTGCTCAAGGAAATGTTTAAAGAAAGTGATGAAAGTGTAATAGAGAGATGGATTGAGAATGCGTATTGGCAATATTTTACCGGAGAAACCTTTTTCCAGACAGAGCAGCCTTTCGATCCGAGCAATTTTGTACACTTCAGAAAAAGAATTGGAGATAAGGGTTTGGAATTTCTTTTGGGACAAAGCGTTTCTCTCCATCCCAAAGCCAAAACAGAAGATGAAGTTCAGGTAGATACGACGGTTCAGGAGAAGAACATTACCTTTCCTACCGATGCCAAATTAGCAAAAAAAGTAATCGACAATTGTAGAAAAATAGCAGAAAAAGAGAGCGTTGTACAAAGACAAAGCTACAGAAGAGTGAGCAAACAATTATTGCGGGACGCTTTTTTTGGACATCATCCCAGAAGACAGAAGAAGGCAAAAATGGCGAGGAAAAAGCTCAGGACGATTGGTAAAAGAGTTCTTCGGGAATTGGAAAGAAAACTTCCTAAAGATGTTTTGAAAGGCTACGAAGACGTTTTTAAAATTTACCTTAAAGCACTCACCCAAGAACGTACCACGAAAGATAAAATTTACAGTCTTCACGAGCCACAAGTTGCGTGTATTGCGAAAGGAAAATCGGGAAAAGCATACGAGTTTGGGACAAAAGTAGCAGTAGTAAGAGGTCGGAAAACAGGGATCATCAGCTCGGTAAAGAGATTTTCTGGCAATCCTCACGATAGTAAAACTCTTGAAGAATCATTGGCACAGAGTGAGAGGGTAAGAAAATCCGTTGGCGGAACAAGACCTACGAAAGCCACTACAGACAGAGGATTTAAAGGAATCAAAGAAGTGGAAGGAACAGCAATTTTGCTTCCCGCAAAAAAAGAAAAAACAAAATATGGGCAACAAGTAGCCAGATTAAGATTCCGGGCAAGAGCAGCCATAGAACCTTGTATCTCTCATTTAAAAAGAAACCACTCCTTAGGATTAAACTTCCTGAAAGGAGTGGCTGGAGATATTAATAATGCATTATTAGCAGGGATTGGATACAATTTGAAGATGAGATTGAATCAAATCAAACAACAAATTCTTCTTTGGCTCGAACTTGTTCTCCGAATCTTTTTAGGCAAATATAATTTTCAAAGTCAAAAAACAGCTTTTTAA
- a CDS encoding SusC/RagA family TonB-linked outer membrane protein has translation MKKVIFKVGLLPAALFSFSSLHAQKNDSLKTTKIDEVVVTAYGVKKEKKALGYAFQDVKGQALVDAKENNVTNALVGKVAGLQVIKGGFGPGSSSKINLRGFNSFSGDNQPLIVVDGVPLSNSLGSKVKQNGRDFNNDVWNPDVDMGNGLSDINPDDIESVSVLKGGAASALYGSRGGNGVILITTKTGRRKGGIGIMYSTSLGFENIFMKPDMQNTFAQGRNGIANTPSDPNPTTESWGPTFENSGMSIHDNVKNFFKTGTNTQHTLSFQENLGEGSSLYTSANYLNSNSQIPNSKYERFNFMAKMNSNFGANKRWTTEVKAQYMSIRGTNRPSAGRGDGNFYPNILLTPQNIDIRDYREGQMQNEVNSRWITSNGINPYWSAYNGLNADKKDRILLNGFLKYQFNNWLSSDIRLGTDFYSLNGDARVWTGSVRRNSYATNQEKFYENNYILSLNAKKDNIIGKWGGSLSVYGQMMESRNKAIYFTTQNLILPNVFSTTNTSDLASLSTTEVDLWRKINSVFAAAEINYDGYWFLNATARNDWSSTLARSNASYFYSSLSTSLVLTDMLKKLNGTKSDVLTFAKIRAAYSSTGNSLDPQKLENEYFASTDPTGHITLTRNKILFDSNVHAEKLKTFEVGVDLKFFDRFSLDISYFNNNATEQLIAIPVNPLSGYERMMINAGGLHNKGFEFVFNTDIFKKQSFTWNVNVNFSTLKSNIDKIDGKVSKYLLGGYDTVGIFAEVGRPYGAIYGTKFLRVEDQNSPHFGKLIVDTNGLPISTPDSQYLGDQNPRALFGFTNSFAYKNFGISFLIDGRIGGKFFSSSQHALQNAGLAADTAPGGRRDNFVLDAVVQNGSNYIDNTKEITQQDYWTAVTTSGGNLGINEQNIYDATNVRLRNVQLSYNFPKSIFQKVALQSAKVAFTANNVWMIYSKAKGIDPESVFAINSNAVGFENMAFPTSRSYLFTITLGF, from the coding sequence ATGAAGAAAGTAATTTTTAAAGTCGGTTTGTTACCGGCCGCCTTGTTCTCGTTTAGTAGTTTACATGCTCAAAAGAATGATTCTCTCAAAACGACCAAAATTGATGAAGTTGTGGTTACCGCCTATGGAGTTAAAAAAGAAAAAAAAGCACTAGGATATGCTTTTCAGGATGTAAAAGGTCAGGCTTTAGTGGATGCTAAAGAAAATAATGTTACCAATGCTTTGGTAGGTAAGGTTGCCGGTCTTCAGGTTATAAAAGGCGGTTTCGGACCTGGTTCTTCATCTAAAATTAATTTACGTGGATTTAATTCTTTCAGTGGAGACAATCAACCTTTAATTGTTGTGGATGGCGTTCCTTTAAGCAACAGTCTTGGATCAAAGGTTAAACAGAATGGTAGAGATTTCAACAATGATGTATGGAATCCGGATGTAGACATGGGAAATGGTTTGAGTGATATCAATCCTGATGATATTGAAAGTGTATCTGTCTTAAAAGGAGGTGCCGCTTCTGCGCTTTATGGTTCAAGAGGTGGAAACGGAGTGATTTTAATAACCACAAAAACTGGGAGACGAAAAGGAGGAATAGGAATTATGTATTCTACAAGTTTAGGATTCGAAAATATTTTCATGAAACCTGATATGCAAAATACTTTTGCTCAAGGTAGAAATGGTATTGCGAATACGCCAAGTGATCCTAATCCCACAACAGAATCTTGGGGACCTACTTTTGAGAATTCCGGAATGAGCATTCATGATAATGTGAAGAATTTTTTCAAAACAGGGACTAATACACAGCATACTTTAAGTTTTCAGGAGAATTTGGGGGAAGGATCAAGTTTATATACTTCTGCAAATTATTTGAATAGTAACAGTCAAATTCCTAATTCCAAGTATGAAAGATTCAATTTTATGGCTAAAATGAATTCTAATTTTGGAGCTAATAAAAGATGGACTACTGAAGTGAAAGCTCAGTATATGAGTATAAGAGGTACAAACAGACCTTCAGCAGGAAGAGGAGACGGAAATTTTTATCCTAATATCCTTCTCACTCCACAAAATATTGATATAAGAGACTATCGTGAGGGACAAATGCAGAATGAAGTAAATTCACGATGGATTACCTCTAACGGAATAAATCCTTACTGGTCTGCCTATAATGGTCTTAATGCAGATAAGAAAGACCGAATTTTATTAAATGGTTTCCTAAAATATCAATTTAACAATTGGCTAAGTTCGGATATCAGATTAGGAACCGATTTTTATTCATTAAATGGCGATGCAAGAGTTTGGACAGGGTCTGTTCGTAGAAATTCTTATGCAACGAATCAGGAAAAATTTTATGAAAACAATTATATTTTAAGTCTTAATGCTAAAAAGGATAATATTATTGGAAAATGGGGAGGCTCGCTTTCTGTGTATGGGCAAATGATGGAGAGTAGAAATAAAGCTATTTACTTTACGACTCAAAATCTTATTTTACCCAATGTATTCAGTACAACCAATACCAGTGATCTGGCTTCATTAAGCACAACAGAGGTAGACCTATGGAGAAAGATTAATTCGGTATTTGCTGCGGCAGAAATTAATTATGATGGTTACTGGTTTTTAAATGCCACTGCCAGAAACGACTGGTCCTCTACCTTAGCAAGATCCAACGCTTCTTATTTTTACTCATCATTAAGTACGTCGTTAGTCTTAACGGATATGCTGAAAAAATTGAATGGTACAAAGTCTGATGTTTTAACATTCGCAAAAATTCGGGCTGCATACTCATCTACCGGAAATTCTTTAGATCCCCAAAAATTAGAGAATGAGTATTTTGCTTCTACAGATCCTACAGGACATATTACATTAACTAGAAATAAGATACTTTTTGATTCTAATGTACATGCAGAAAAACTCAAAACTTTTGAAGTGGGTGTAGATCTGAAATTTTTTGATAGATTTTCTTTAGATATTAGTTATTTTAATAATAATGCAACCGAGCAACTTATTGCTATTCCCGTAAATCCACTTTCAGGATACGAAAGAATGATGATTAATGCGGGAGGACTTCATAATAAAGGTTTTGAATTTGTATTCAATACCGATATATTTAAAAAGCAAAGCTTTACCTGGAACGTGAATGTAAATTTTTCCACATTAAAAAGTAATATTGATAAAATTGACGGAAAGGTTTCAAAATATCTTTTGGGAGGATATGACACGGTGGGCATTTTTGCAGAAGTAGGAAGACCTTACGGAGCTATTTACGGGACTAAATTTTTAAGAGTAGAAGATCAGAATAGTCCTCATTTTGGAAAACTTATTGTAGATACCAATGGATTGCCAATTTCTACTCCGGATAGTCAATATTTAGGCGATCAGAATCCAAGAGCACTATTCGGATTTACCAATAGCTTTGCCTACAAAAATTTCGGAATTTCTTTTTTAATTGATGGAAGAATCGGAGGTAAATTTTTCTCATCATCACAACATGCATTGCAGAATGCCGGGCTTGCTGCGGATACTGCCCCGGGAGGCAGACGTGATAATTTTGTTCTTGATGCAGTTGTGCAGAATGGAAGTAACTATATAGACAATACAAAAGAAATTACACAACAGGATTATTGGACTGCAGTGACAACAAGTGGTGGAAATTTAGGAATTAATGAACAGAATATCTACGATGCTACCAATGTTCGTTTAAGAAATGTTCAGTTATCATATAATTTTCCCAAAAGTATTTTTCAAAAAGTTGCCTTACAGAGCGCTAAAGTGGCATTTACAGCAAATAATGTATGGATGATCTATAGTAAAGCAAAAGGAATAGACCCTGAATCTGTTTTTGCCATCAATTCAAATGCAGTAGGATTCGAAAATATGGCTTTTCCTACATCAAGATCATATCTGTTTACCATTACTTTAGGATTTTAA
- the rfbD gene encoding dTDP-4-dehydrorhamnose reductase: MKKILVIGSNGQLGNCIRKIAPDFELDYEFIFTDSQTLDITNEDQINSFFYDNKPEFCINASAYTAVDLAETEKEKAFAVNADGVANLATACAEYKTTLIHVSTDYVFDGETNLDYSEDDFTSPIGVYGESKLKGEELALEINPKTIILRTSWLYSEFNKNFVKTMLNLFSQKDQLGIVADQFGQPTNANDLAEAIMDIIVASTKTFGVFHFSNYPETTWFDFAKKIAEFSKSSVKLNALTTEQYPTPAKRPKRSTMSLDKIEEIYKIEPKHWENSLEECVEILSKQ; the protein is encoded by the coding sequence ATGAAGAAAATTTTAGTCATAGGAAGCAATGGTCAATTGGGGAACTGCATCAGAAAAATTGCACCCGATTTTGAACTGGATTACGAATTTATTTTTACAGATTCACAAACTTTAGATATTACTAACGAAGATCAGATCAATAGTTTTTTCTACGATAACAAACCTGAATTTTGTATCAACGCTTCAGCATATACAGCTGTAGATTTAGCTGAAACCGAAAAAGAAAAAGCTTTTGCTGTCAATGCAGACGGTGTTGCCAATTTGGCAACAGCTTGTGCAGAATACAAAACAACTCTTATTCATGTTTCAACAGATTATGTTTTCGATGGAGAAACTAATCTTGATTATTCCGAAGACGATTTTACAAGCCCGATTGGTGTGTATGGTGAATCAAAACTAAAAGGTGAAGAGCTTGCTTTGGAGATCAATCCTAAGACGATTATTTTAAGAACATCCTGGCTGTATTCTGAATTCAACAAAAACTTCGTGAAGACAATGCTGAATCTGTTTTCTCAAAAAGACCAGCTGGGAATTGTAGCCGATCAGTTTGGTCAGCCAACCAATGCCAACGATCTGGCGGAAGCTATCATGGATATCATCGTTGCTTCAACTAAAACTTTCGGAGTGTTCCATTTTTCAAATTATCCGGAAACAACCTGGTTTGATTTTGCTAAAAAAATTGCTGAATTCTCTAAATCTTCAGTTAAATTGAATGCGCTAACAACAGAACAGTATCCAACTCCGGCAAAAAGACCCAAAAGAAGTACGATGTCTTTAGATAAAATCGAAGAAATCTACAAAATAGAACCAAAACATTGGGAAAATAGCCTGGAGGAATGTGTTGAGATCCTTTCAAAACAATAA
- a CDS encoding acyl-CoA thioesterase, whose protein sequence is MEREVSTTVKVRFSDCDPIGHLNNVKYLDYMFNAREDHVETFYGFTYEEYTKKTGCTWIAIQNEIAYLKEVRYNTQVAISSKTIEVGERTAKVEILMKSLDEKTIHAVLWVTVIYFNIKTRRSEVHPKDIIETFGKFYVDLEQKDFQSRVKFLRVQNAKNS, encoded by the coding sequence ATGGAAAGAGAAGTGTCAACGACGGTAAAAGTTCGTTTCAGTGATTGTGATCCGATAGGTCATTTGAATAACGTGAAATATCTGGATTATATGTTCAATGCCAGAGAAGATCACGTAGAAACATTTTATGGCTTTACCTATGAGGAATATACAAAAAAAACAGGATGTACCTGGATCGCTATTCAAAATGAAATAGCCTATTTAAAGGAAGTAAGATACAATACTCAGGTGGCCATCAGCAGTAAAACCATCGAAGTGGGAGAACGGACGGCGAAAGTCGAAATTCTTATGAAAAGTCTCGACGAAAAAACAATTCATGCCGTTCTATGGGTTACGGTTATTTATTTTAATATTAAAACAAGAAGATCAGAAGTACATCCAAAGGATATTATAGAAACATTTGGTAAGTTCTACGTAGATTTAGAACAAAAAGATTTCCAGTCTCGAGTTAAATTTTTAAGAGTACAAAACGCAAAAAATTCATAA